One region of Miscanthus floridulus cultivar M001 chromosome 19, ASM1932011v1, whole genome shotgun sequence genomic DNA includes:
- the LOC136527166 gene encoding arogenate dehydrogenase 2, chloroplastic-like, which yields MLSSSTSTLRLHQPNRPHRSHPAAPAAGGATHLASPRRWLGHAPGAASPAPLRARAQRIRALDAAQPFDFESRAAGLLEERQRLKIAIVGFGNFGQFLARTFARQGHTLLTHSRTDHSALASTLGASFFTDPHDLCECHPDVVLLATSILSAEAVLRSLPVHRLRRNTLFVDVLSVKEFPKNLLLSSLPPDFDVICTHPMFGPESARDGWDGLPFVFDKVRVGDCPARRARAEAFLNIFEREGCRMVEMSCAEHDAHAAETQFLTHTVGRMLAMLELRSTPINTKGYETLLRLVDNTCSDSFDLYNGLFMYNKNSTELLNRLEWAMDSVKKKLFDGLHDVLRKQLFEGSPHAPNVSSSNVRK from the coding sequence ATGCTGTCGTCTTCCACCTCCACCCTCCGCCTCCACCAACCAAACCGTCCCCACCGGAGCCACCCGGCGGCCCCGGCCGCGGGGGGCGCCACCCACCTAGCCTCCCCGCGGCGGTGGCTCGGGCACGCCCCGGGGGCGGCGTCCCCGGCGCCGCTCCGCGCGCGGGCCCAGCGCATCCGCGCGCTGGACGCCGCCCAGCCGTTCGACTTCGAGTCCCGCGCGGCGGGGCTGCTGGAGGAGCGTCAGCGCCTGAAGATCGCCATCGTCGGGTTCGGTAATTTCGGGCAGTTCCTGGCGCGCACCTTCGCGCGGCAGGGGCACACGCTGTTGACGCACTCCCGGACGGACCACTCCGCGCTGGCGTCCACGCTGGGGGCCTCCTTCTTCACCGACCCGCACGACCTGTGCGAGTGCCACCCGGACGTGGTGCTCCTCGCAACCTCCATCCTCTCCGCCGAGGCCGTGCTCCGCTCGCTGCCcgtccaccgcctccgccgcaaCACGCTCTTCGTCGACGTGCTCTCCGTCAAGGAGTTCCCCAAGAACCTCCTGCTCAGCTCGCTGCCCCCCGACTTCGACGTCATCTGCACCCACCCCATGTTCGGTCCGGAGTCGGCGCGCGACGGCTGGGACGGCCTTCCCTTCGTGTTCGACAAGGTCCGGGTCGGGGACTGccccgcccgccgcgcccgcgccgaggCGTTCCTCAACATCTTCGAGCGGGAAGGGTGCCGGATGGTGGAGATGTCGTGCGCCGAGCACGACGCGCACGCCGCAGAGACCCAGTTCCTGACGCACACCGTCGGGAGGATGCTCGCCATGCTGGAGCTCCGATCCACGCCCATCAACACCAAGGGGTACGAGACGCTGCTCCGCCTCGTCGACAACACCTGCAGCGACAGCTTCGACCTCTACAACGGGCTCTTCATGTACAACAAGAACTCCACCGAGCTGCTCAACCGCCTCGAGTGGGCCATGGACTCCGTCAAGAAGAAGCTCTTCGACGGCCTCCACGACGTGCTCCGGAAGCAGCTCTTCGAGGGATCCCCGCACGCCCCCAACGTCTCCTCCTCCAACGTCCGCAAGTAG